One genomic segment of Salinigranum rubrum includes these proteins:
- a CDS encoding TVP38/TMEM64 family protein produces MNRPSNVFVSARSRRRVVVALVGYALLAVFATFGLPRLFPALTDPVAVRTTIRSTGALAPVVFLAVQALQVLVAPIPGQVLGFVAGYLFGVVWGTALSVAGATIGGYVAFWLARRYGRPVVERLVEDEAIDLFDSFSSRHGNVVLFLIFLVPGLPDDAICFLAGVGDIDTRSFLLASVVGRLPGYFLVALAGARLAEARTAETTALLVVLAAVSAVGYVLRKRVARWLGGENEP; encoded by the coding sequence GTGAACCGTCCATCGAACGTGTTCGTCTCCGCCCGGAGTCGACGTCGCGTCGTCGTCGCTCTCGTCGGCTACGCGCTCCTCGCCGTCTTCGCCACCTTCGGGCTCCCTCGGCTGTTCCCCGCGCTGACCGACCCCGTCGCGGTTCGGACGACGATCCGGTCGACGGGCGCGCTCGCGCCGGTCGTCTTCCTCGCCGTCCAGGCGCTGCAGGTGCTCGTTGCCCCGATTCCGGGCCAGGTTCTCGGTTTCGTCGCCGGCTACCTCTTCGGCGTCGTCTGGGGGACCGCTCTCAGCGTCGCGGGGGCGACCATCGGGGGCTACGTCGCCTTCTGGCTCGCCCGCCGGTACGGTCGACCGGTCGTCGAGCGTCTCGTCGAGGACGAGGCCATCGACCTGTTCGACTCCTTTTCGTCTCGCCACGGCAACGTCGTCCTCTTCTTGATCTTCCTCGTGCCGGGGCTCCCGGACGACGCCATCTGCTTCCTCGCGGGCGTCGGCGACATCGACACTCGCTCGTTCCTCCTCGCGTCGGTCGTCGGCCGCCTGCCCGGCTACTTCCTCGTCGCGCTCGCGGGCGCACGACTCGCGGAGGCCCGCACCGCCGAGACGACCGCCCTCCTCGTCGTGCTCGCGGCCGTCTCCGCCGTCGGCTACGTCCTCCGGAAAC